From Gemmatimonadaceae bacterium, the proteins below share one genomic window:
- a CDS encoding DUF2442 domain-containing protein, translating into MARTSKTTILRQLAAARAHDAAERVRGRRAESASYDRDTGRVMLELSNGFVFGFPARAIPALAKASADELAEVAISPGGGALHWATLDADVSVPGLLLASVDRPSRLRELARLAGRSRSAAKAAAARANGAKGGRPRKAAER; encoded by the coding sequence ATGGCTAGGACATCCAAGACCACCATTCTGCGGCAGCTAGCGGCAGCGCGCGCTCACGATGCGGCGGAGCGTGTTCGGGGTCGACGTGCGGAGTCCGCCTCCTACGACCGCGACACCGGGCGGGTGATGCTAGAGTTGAGCAACGGCTTCGTGTTTGGCTTTCCGGCTCGGGCGATACCTGCGTTGGCGAAAGCATCGGCCGACGAGCTTGCGGAGGTGGCGATCAGCCCGGGCGGGGGTGCGTTGCACTGGGCCACGCTCGATGCAGACGTTTCCGTGCCGGGCCTGCTGTTGGCGTCAGTTGACCGGCCGTCGCGGTTGCGCGAGTTGGCGCGTCTTGCGGGGCGTTCACGGAGTGCGGCAAAGGCAGCGGCTGCGAGAGCAAACGGGGCGAAGGGTGGTCGCCCGCGGAAGGCAGCTGAGCGTTGA
- a CDS encoding putative zinc-binding metallopeptidase, with protein MAPRFPWTRWSNERLMQLRIRDLGVTLEGTWVGDCVDELHQELEDRGIRLKPHIWVSDEWFSPSGVSGFAVPFYLLHPRLVRLERNQLIEVEGGSHYECMKIFRHECGHAIQHGYQLHRRREWQRLFGKSSTKYPDAYRPNPASKRFVQHLRRWYAQSHPDEDFAETFAVWLRPRSDWRRRYAGWPALQKLEYVDRLMKEIAGTTPPARDRRVVDPIRNIKKTLFEHYTQRRAIYSVEYPKTYDHDLLRLFSNEPRHRKRPTAASFLRYHRADIRRTVSRWTGEYQFSLDQVLTDMIGRCRELRLRVVGRDREVLVDFMVLLTARTMGFLVGQGRRDWIAV; from the coding sequence ATGGCACCCCGCTTCCCCTGGACCCGCTGGTCCAACGAACGCCTGATGCAGCTCCGCATCCGCGACCTCGGCGTCACGCTCGAGGGCACCTGGGTCGGCGACTGCGTGGACGAGCTCCACCAGGAGCTCGAGGACCGCGGCATCCGCCTCAAGCCCCACATCTGGGTTTCCGACGAGTGGTTCTCGCCCAGCGGCGTCTCGGGCTTCGCGGTGCCGTTCTATCTCCTGCACCCGCGACTGGTGCGACTCGAGCGCAACCAACTCATCGAAGTCGAGGGCGGCTCGCACTACGAGTGCATGAAGATCTTCCGCCACGAGTGCGGCCACGCCATCCAGCACGGCTATCAGCTGCATCGGCGCCGCGAGTGGCAGCGGCTCTTCGGCAAGTCGTCCACCAAGTATCCCGACGCCTACCGCCCGAATCCCGCCAGCAAGCGCTTCGTGCAGCACCTCCGCCGCTGGTACGCACAGAGCCATCCGGACGAGGACTTCGCGGAAACCTTCGCGGTGTGGCTGCGCCCGCGCAGCGACTGGCGTCGGCGCTACGCCGGCTGGCCCGCGCTGCAGAAGCTCGAATACGTCGATCGATTGATGAAGGAAATCGCCGGCACCACGCCACCCGCGCGTGATCGCCGCGTCGTCGATCCGATCCGCAACATCAAGAAGACGCTTTTTGAGCACTACACGCAGCGGCGTGCGATATATTCGGTCGAGTATCCCAAGACCTACGACCACGACTTGCTCCGCCTCTTCTCCAACGAGCCGCGGCACCGCAAGCGCCCCACCGCCGCGTCCTTCCTGCGCTACCACCGCGCCGACATCCGTCGCACGGTGTCGCGCTGGACCGGCGAATACCAGTTCTCGCTCGACCAAGTGCTCACTGACATGATCGGCCGCTGCCGCGAGTTGCGCCTGCGCGTCGTCGGCCGCGACCGCGAGGTCCTCGTGGACTTCATGGTGCTGCTCACCGCCCGCACGATGGGCTTCCTCGTCGGCCAGGGCCGCCGCGACTGGATTGCCGTATGA
- a CDS encoding TldD/PmbA family protein, producing MTSRRDFLATAGLTASALALASRQVGATTASPILTATTEPDPQVKVLLMAALNAAKLAGASWADARVQRQRRQNLGTREQQVTNVLDTDTIGCGVRVIVDGTWGFSATRVLTPDGVARAARQAVALAKANRVARDRIVTLAPTAVHPNASWKSSYTIDPWSVPVEEKVDLLLKANAAAMGVKNIRFVNSNLSFVKEERSYANTEGSMIAQDVVRSWVTMSVTAISDDRTEVATRGPEVIQPMGRGWEYVLENDIVANAPVWAEQAREKLTARSVDVGRWDLILHPSQLFLTIHESIGHPTELDRAMGYEANYAGTSFIAPPDDVLGKLRLGPDHLTIRGDRSQPNALSTIGYDDDGVQPDDFDIIKNGLFWDYQTTREQAEWLRPWYEKNNMPVRSHGCAYAQSWSDVAFQRMPNVSIVPDQRVDRSWNDLIAATDRGIAMIGRASYSIDQQRYNAQFGAQICYEVRGGKIVGQLKDVAYVMRTSEFWNSIDLIGGQSSYELGGTFNDGKGQPGQSNAVSHGCPPCVFRNINVLNTGRTL from the coding sequence ATGACGTCCCGCCGCGACTTCCTCGCGACCGCCGGCCTCACCGCCAGCGCCCTCGCCCTCGCCTCGCGCCAAGTCGGCGCGACCACCGCCTCGCCGATCCTCACGGCGACCACCGAGCCCGACCCGCAGGTGAAGGTCCTGCTGATGGCCGCGCTCAACGCCGCCAAGCTCGCCGGCGCCTCCTGGGCCGACGCACGCGTGCAGCGCCAGCGCCGCCAGAACCTCGGCACCCGCGAGCAACAGGTCACCAACGTGCTCGACACCGACACAATCGGCTGCGGTGTGCGCGTGATCGTGGACGGCACCTGGGGCTTCTCCGCCACCCGCGTCCTCACGCCCGATGGCGTCGCGCGCGCGGCGCGCCAGGCCGTGGCACTGGCCAAGGCCAACCGCGTAGCCCGCGACCGCATCGTCACGCTGGCACCCACGGCCGTGCATCCCAACGCCAGCTGGAAGTCGAGCTACACGATCGACCCCTGGAGCGTCCCGGTCGAGGAGAAGGTGGACCTGCTGCTCAAGGCCAACGCGGCGGCGATGGGCGTCAAGAACATCCGCTTCGTGAATTCCAACCTCTCCTTCGTGAAGGAAGAGCGTTCCTACGCGAACACCGAGGGCTCGATGATCGCGCAGGACGTCGTGCGCAGCTGGGTTACGATGTCCGTCACCGCGATTTCCGACGACCGCACGGAGGTCGCCACGCGCGGCCCCGAGGTTATCCAGCCCATGGGGCGTGGCTGGGAGTACGTGCTCGAGAACGACATCGTCGCCAACGCGCCCGTCTGGGCCGAACAAGCGCGCGAGAAGCTCACCGCGCGCTCGGTGGATGTCGGGCGCTGGGACCTCATCCTGCATCCCTCGCAACTCTTCCTCACCATCCACGAGAGCATCGGGCACCCCACCGAGCTCGACCGTGCGATGGGCTACGAGGCCAACTACGCGGGCACCAGCTTCATCGCCCCGCCCGACGACGTGCTCGGCAAGCTGCGCCTCGGCCCCGACCACCTCACCATCCGCGGCGATCGCTCGCAGCCGAATGCGCTCTCGACCATCGGCTACGACGACGATGGCGTGCAGCCGGACGACTTCGACATCATCAAGAACGGCCTCTTCTGGGACTACCAGACCACGCGCGAGCAGGCCGAGTGGCTGCGGCCCTGGTACGAGAAGAACAACATGCCGGTGCGCTCGCACGGCTGTGCGTACGCACAGAGCTGGAGCGATGTCGCGTTCCAGCGCATGCCGAACGTGTCGATCGTGCCCGACCAGCGCGTGGATCGTTCGTGGAACGACCTCATCGCCGCCACCGACCGCGGCATCGCGATGATCGGGCGCGCGTCGTACTCGATTGACCAGCAGCGCTACAACGCGCAGTTCGGCGCGCAGATCTGCTACGAGGTGCGCGGTGGAAAGATCGTCGGCCAGCTCAAGGACGTGGCCTACGTGATGCGCACCAGCGAGTTCTGGAACTCCATCGACCTCATCGGTGGCCAGTCCTCCTACGAGCTCGGCGGCACCTTCAACGACGGCAAGGGCCAGCCCGGCCAGTCCAACGCGGTCTCGCACGGCTGCCCGCCCTGCGTCTTCCGCAACATCAACGTCCTCAACACGGGGCGGACCCTGTGA
- the tkt gene encoding transketolase, whose amino-acid sequence MDAVQQAESGHPGTPMALAPLAYALFTRHMRHNPADPHWPDRDRFVLSAGHASMLLYSSLFLSGYDLPLDELKNFRQWGSRTPGHPEFGHTAGVETTTGPLGQGVANAIGMAVAEAHLASLFNRDGHGVIDHWTWFIAGDGCLQEGISHEAASFAGHQKLGKLIGFFDDNRITIDGRTDLSCSDDHAKRFEAYGWQVLHIADVNDQSQIDSAIAAAKSDTTRPTLIITRTIIGFGAPTRADTAKAHGEPLGKDEIRLTKEGYGWPSTEPFHVPDAALAHWRLAKERGVNLQAEWMRRFADYTKIFPSEAKELGRRWHGDLPAGWEKAIPEFTAENGNIASRAASGIVLNAIAPAVPELIGGSADLTGSNLTNIKGSAVYQPAQRGGRNFHFGIREHAMGSVMNGMALHGGIIPYGGTFLVFADYMRPAIRLAALMKQQVIYVFTHDSIGLGEDGPTHQPVEHLTALRCIPNLLVLRPADANETAEAWRAAVKHRTGPVALVLTRQKLPLIDRTTHGAARGLAQGGYVLKDAPEGSTPSAVILATGSEVEIALKAQSQLAAEGIATRVVSMPSMELFAEQDAAYRESVLPAGVRRVAVEAAHPMSWYRWVGADGAIVGIETFGASAPYQKLYQEYGITAEAVVAAVKAQH is encoded by the coding sequence ATGGATGCGGTCCAGCAAGCCGAGTCCGGCCACCCCGGCACCCCGATGGCCCTCGCGCCGCTGGCCTACGCGCTGTTTACCCGGCACATGCGCCACAACCCAGCCGACCCGCACTGGCCCGACCGCGACCGCTTTGTGCTCTCCGCCGGGCACGCGTCGATGCTGCTCTACTCGTCGCTCTTTCTGAGCGGCTACGACCTCCCGCTCGACGAGCTCAAGAACTTCCGCCAGTGGGGCAGCCGCACGCCTGGCCACCCAGAGTTCGGCCACACCGCCGGCGTCGAGACCACCACGGGCCCGCTCGGACAGGGCGTCGCCAACGCCATCGGCATGGCGGTCGCCGAGGCGCACCTCGCCTCGCTGTTCAATCGCGATGGCCACGGCGTGATCGACCACTGGACCTGGTTCATCGCCGGCGACGGCTGCCTGCAGGAAGGCATCTCACACGAGGCCGCGTCGTTTGCCGGCCACCAGAAGCTTGGCAAGCTGATCGGCTTCTTCGATGACAACCGCATCACGATCGACGGGCGCACGGATCTGTCCTGCAGCGACGACCACGCCAAGCGCTTCGAGGCCTACGGCTGGCAGGTGTTGCACATCGCCGACGTCAACGACCAGTCGCAGATCGACAGCGCCATCGCCGCGGCCAAGTCCGACACCACGCGCCCCACGCTGATCATCACGCGGACGATCATCGGCTTCGGCGCCCCCACGCGGGCCGACACCGCGAAGGCGCACGGCGAGCCGCTGGGCAAGGACGAGATCCGGCTCACCAAGGAAGGTTACGGCTGGCCGTCCACCGAGCCCTTCCACGTGCCCGACGCAGCGCTCGCGCACTGGCGCCTGGCCAAGGAACGCGGTGTGAACCTGCAGGCCGAGTGGATGCGCCGCTTCGCTGACTACACGAAGATTTTCCCCAGCGAGGCCAAGGAGCTCGGCCGCCGCTGGCACGGCGACCTGCCCGCTGGCTGGGAGAAGGCGATTCCAGAGTTCACGGCCGAGAACGGCAACATCGCCAGCCGCGCGGCGTCGGGCATCGTGCTCAACGCCATCGCGCCCGCAGTGCCGGAGTTGATAGGTGGCTCGGCCGACCTCACCGGCTCCAACCTCACCAACATCAAGGGCTCGGCGGTCTACCAGCCCGCGCAGCGCGGCGGCCGCAACTTCCATTTCGGCATCCGTGAGCACGCAATGGGCTCCGTGATGAACGGGATGGCGCTGCACGGTGGCATCATTCCCTACGGCGGCACCTTCCTCGTCTTCGCCGACTACATGCGGCCGGCGATCCGCCTCGCCGCCCTGATGAAGCAGCAGGTCATCTATGTCTTCACGCACGACTCCATCGGACTCGGCGAGGACGGACCCACGCACCAGCCGGTCGAGCATCTCACCGCGCTGCGCTGCATCCCGAACCTGCTCGTGCTGCGCCCCGCTGACGCCAACGAGACCGCGGAGGCCTGGCGCGCGGCGGTGAAGCATCGCACGGGACCGGTGGCTTTGGTGCTCACGCGTCAGAAGCTGCCGCTGATTGATCGCACGACGCACGGCGCGGCGAGAGGCCTGGCACAGGGTGGCTACGTGCTGAAGGACGCACCCGAGGGCTCGACGCCCAGCGCCGTGATACTTGCCACAGGCTCCGAAGTGGAGATTGCGCTCAAGGCGCAGTCTCAGCTCGCCGCCGAGGGCATCGCCACGCGCGTTGTCTCGATGCCGTCGATGGAGCTCTTCGCCGAGCAGGACGCGGCGTACCGCGAGTCCGTGCTACCCGCCGGCGTGCGTCGCGTGGCCGTCGAGGCCGCGCATCCGATGAGCTGGTACCGCTGGGTCGGTGCGGATGGGGCCATCGTCGGCATCGAGACGTTCGGTGCCTCCGCGCCGTACCAGAAGCTCTACCAGGAGTACGGCATCACGGCAGAGGCCGTGGTTGCTGCGGTGAAGGCTCAGCACTGA
- a CDS encoding DUF4160 domain-containing protein has protein sequence MIFLPPREHDPPHVHVRNSDGEVVIELARPDQGQVIRSAAGMKTADVVRAFRLVEERTEFLLDHWRRYHG, from the coding sequence GTGATCTTCCTGCCGCCACGAGAGCACGATCCACCCCACGTGCATGTGCGGAATTCCGACGGCGAGGTCGTGATTGAGCTCGCGCGGCCTGATCAGGGGCAGGTGATCCGCTCCGCTGCTGGCATGAAGACGGCCGACGTGGTTCGGGCATTCCGGCTTGTCGAGGAACGCACCGAGTTCCTGCTGGACCACTGGAGGCGGTACCATGGCTAG
- a CDS encoding putative sulfate exporter family transporter, with protein MSAFTARVPGLALAVAVAAVATALAAAETRVLGHPVVDALVIAILLGMLVRAVLPRAERFASGIDFAAKEVLEVAVFLLGASVDLTALVRAGPALAAGVLLLVALGLAAAYGIARALGLPHTLALLVGCGNAICGNSAIAAVAPAIGAPREHVASAIAFTAVLGVVAVIGLPLLMVPLGYSERQFGVLVGLTVYAVPQVLAAALPVGVVAGQMATLVKLARVLLLGPVVLVAALTHAGRRADAPKLRWTQVVPWFVVGFALLAAARTMEWIGDDAAAAVRTVSHQLTLLAMAALGLAVDLRTMRHVGPRVAATAALSLAALVALAILLIRILQLG; from the coding sequence ATGAGCGCGTTCACGGCGCGGGTTCCCGGGCTCGCGCTTGCCGTGGCGGTGGCCGCGGTGGCGACAGCGCTTGCCGCCGCCGAGACGCGGGTGCTCGGGCATCCCGTGGTGGACGCGCTGGTGATTGCCATCCTGCTCGGCATGCTCGTGCGCGCGGTGCTTCCGCGTGCCGAGCGCTTTGCGTCCGGCATCGACTTCGCAGCCAAGGAAGTGCTCGAGGTCGCGGTGTTCTTGCTTGGCGCCTCCGTTGACCTCACGGCGTTGGTACGCGCGGGCCCCGCACTCGCCGCCGGCGTGTTGCTCTTGGTCGCGCTTGGACTCGCCGCCGCGTACGGCATCGCGCGCGCACTCGGACTGCCGCACACGCTGGCCTTGCTGGTCGGCTGCGGCAATGCCATTTGCGGCAACTCGGCCATTGCCGCCGTCGCCCCGGCCATCGGTGCGCCACGCGAGCACGTGGCCTCGGCCATCGCGTTCACCGCCGTGCTTGGCGTGGTTGCAGTGATTGGCCTGCCGCTGTTGATGGTGCCGCTTGGCTACTCGGAACGGCAGTTCGGCGTGCTCGTTGGGCTCACGGTGTACGCGGTGCCGCAGGTCTTGGCCGCTGCACTGCCGGTCGGTGTCGTCGCGGGGCAGATGGCGACGTTGGTGAAGCTCGCGCGCGTGTTGCTACTCGGCCCAGTCGTGCTCGTGGCCGCCCTCACGCACGCTGGACGGCGCGCCGACGCTCCCAAGCTGCGCTGGACGCAGGTCGTGCCGTGGTTCGTAGTTGGCTTCGCGCTCCTCGCCGCCGCGCGCACGATGGAATGGATCGGTGATGATGCTGCCGCCGCAGTGCGCACGGTCTCGCATCAACTCACGTTGTTGGCCATGGCGGCGTTGGGCCTCGCGGTGGACCTTAGGACCATGCGGCACGTCGGGCCGCGCGTGGCGGCCACCGCGGCGCTTTCGCTCGCCGCCCTGGTGGCCCTCGCCATCCTGCTGATCCGGATCCTGCAGCTCGGCTGA
- a CDS encoding TldD/PmbA family protein → MSTLSDTFRAPKRLIATRDAERHGVLDEPIVLSRSECEDIVQRALKLSKADACRVSVNSSYDTNVRFADNQMSTSGISDNAGISITSYFGKRNATVLTNDISPRGLEQAVAQAEALARLAPEDPEHMPELGPQQYQAIPAWYDSTARLSAEDRARAALTALELSRNANDLQVAGFIECNASSRAIGNSAGLFAFHRSTGANYTLTVRTTDGTGSSWTGVDENDWNKIDFRAVAASTTEKARASRNPAAIEPGRYTVIFEPQASSDLLGAIRGTFSARAAEEGRSAMSKPGGTKLGERILDSRVTFVSDPSDPQVLGAPFDGDGLPLARQVWVENGVLKQLAYDRYWAQRTGKTPTGGGGGGFGGGGAGFKMLGGSSSIDEMIRGSERAVLVTRLWYLRPINNRTLVYTGLTRDGTFLVENGKISRSIKNMRFNDSGLIMLNNLEALGPAVRTNSGTVFPAVKARDFSFTSLSDAV, encoded by the coding sequence GTGAGCACGCTCTCCGATACCTTCCGCGCGCCCAAGCGCCTCATTGCCACGCGTGACGCCGAGCGTCACGGCGTGCTCGACGAGCCCATCGTCCTCTCGCGCAGCGAGTGCGAGGACATCGTGCAGCGCGCGCTCAAGCTCTCCAAGGCCGACGCCTGCCGCGTCTCGGTGAACTCGTCCTACGACACCAACGTGCGTTTCGCCGACAACCAGATGTCCACCTCGGGCATCTCGGACAACGCCGGCATCAGTATCACGTCGTACTTCGGCAAGCGGAACGCGACGGTGCTGACGAACGACATCTCGCCGCGCGGTTTGGAACAAGCGGTGGCGCAGGCCGAGGCGCTCGCGCGTCTCGCGCCCGAGGACCCCGAGCACATGCCGGAGCTCGGACCCCAGCAGTACCAGGCGATTCCTGCCTGGTACGACTCCACGGCGCGGCTCAGCGCCGAGGACCGCGCGCGCGCCGCGCTCACGGCGCTCGAGCTCTCGCGCAACGCGAACGACCTCCAGGTCGCCGGGTTCATCGAGTGCAACGCGAGCTCGCGCGCCATCGGCAACAGCGCGGGCCTGTTCGCCTTCCATCGCAGCACCGGCGCCAACTACACGCTCACGGTGCGCACCACGGATGGCACCGGGTCGTCTTGGACCGGCGTGGACGAGAACGACTGGAACAAGATCGACTTCCGCGCCGTCGCTGCCAGCACGACCGAGAAGGCGCGCGCCTCGCGCAATCCAGCGGCCATCGAGCCGGGCCGCTACACGGTGATCTTCGAACCGCAGGCCTCGTCCGACCTACTCGGTGCAATCCGCGGCACCTTCAGCGCGCGCGCCGCCGAGGAAGGTCGTTCGGCGATGTCCAAGCCAGGCGGCACGAAGCTCGGCGAGCGGATTCTCGATTCGCGCGTCACGTTCGTGTCGGACCCCTCGGATCCGCAGGTGCTCGGTGCGCCGTTCGATGGCGACGGACTGCCACTCGCGCGCCAGGTCTGGGTCGAGAACGGCGTGCTCAAGCAGCTCGCCTACGATCGCTACTGGGCCCAGCGCACGGGCAAGACGCCCACGGGTGGCGGTGGTGGCGGGTTCGGCGGTGGCGGCGCGGGCTTCAAGATGCTTGGAGGCAGCTCGTCGATTGACGAGATGATCCGCGGCTCCGAGCGCGCCGTGCTGGTGACGCGGCTCTGGTACCTGCGGCCGATTAACAACCGCACGCTCGTCTATACTGGCCTCACCCGTGACGGCACGTTCCTGGTGGAGAACGGAAAGATCTCGCGGTCCATCAAGAACATGCGGTTCAATGATTCCGGGTTGATCATGCTGAACAACCTGGAGGCGCTTGGGCCGGCGGTGCGCACGAACAGCGGGACGGTGTTCCCGGCGGTGAAGGCGCGGGACTTCAGCTTTACGAGTCTGAGCGACGCGGTGTAG
- a CDS encoding amidohydrolase family protein, with product MSVLLERFSDLHSLSARRLAMYAAVVVAGALSMAVTAPAVQAQSTAVAFTNVTVLPMDGDRRLSNHTVVVQNGRIVAMGPSARTAVPAGATRIDGRGKFLMPGLAEMHAHVPPGSPTDEQLSDIMFLYVANGITAIRGMLGAPYQIELKRKLDSGEMLGPRFYPAAPSLNGNSAPNPEAALRLVREAKATGYDLVKIHPGLSRETWDVAVAEMRAQGLTFGGHIPFDVGIVHAMRSGMSTIDHVDGYLEAAVDSSVYGRASDARVVFGTAGSQLGDVIDAVNPSMFPALARMSRERQVWNVPTMYLWENFYNDRTPEELGALPEMAYVSQAQVNAWMNQKRSRGLADENQRMTPPRRARYLELRRQMLKTLADEGAPLLMGTDSPQMFNVPGFALHRELEVARASGLSTYQVLESGTRNVGRYVREALKQDGAFGTVAVGQAADLVLLDADPLSDLGNLTKRSGVMLRGRWVSATEISAGLERIRQRHAAGRGGN from the coding sequence ATGTCAGTCTTGCTGGAACGTTTTTCCGACCTGCACTCCCTGAGCGCGCGCCGCCTCGCCATGTACGCTGCCGTGGTCGTCGCCGGTGCGCTGTCAATGGCGGTTACTGCACCAGCCGTGCAGGCCCAGTCCACCGCGGTGGCCTTCACGAACGTCACGGTGCTGCCGATGGATGGCGACCGACGGCTCAGTAACCACACGGTGGTCGTCCAGAATGGGCGCATCGTGGCGATGGGGCCGAGCGCGCGGACGGCGGTGCCCGCGGGCGCGACGCGCATCGATGGGCGCGGCAAGTTCCTCATGCCTGGCCTGGCAGAGATGCACGCGCACGTGCCGCCGGGTAGCCCGACCGACGAGCAGCTGTCCGACATCATGTTCCTCTACGTGGCCAACGGCATCACCGCGATTCGCGGCATGCTCGGTGCCCCGTACCAAATCGAACTGAAGCGCAAGCTTGATAGCGGTGAGATGCTCGGGCCGCGCTTCTATCCAGCGGCGCCATCGCTCAACGGCAACTCGGCGCCGAACCCCGAGGCGGCGCTGCGCCTCGTGCGCGAGGCCAAGGCCACGGGCTACGACCTCGTGAAGATCCACCCCGGCCTCAGCCGTGAGACCTGGGACGTGGCCGTGGCCGAGATGCGGGCGCAGGGACTCACCTTCGGCGGTCACATCCCGTTCGATGTCGGCATTGTGCACGCCATGCGGAGCGGCATGTCCACCATCGACCACGTGGATGGCTACCTCGAGGCCGCGGTGGACTCCTCCGTGTACGGCAGGGCCAGCGATGCGCGCGTGGTGTTCGGCACGGCGGGTTCGCAGCTCGGGGATGTGATCGACGCCGTGAACCCCAGCATGTTCCCGGCCTTGGCGCGCATGTCACGCGAGCGGCAGGTGTGGAACGTGCCGACGATGTACCTCTGGGAGAACTTCTACAACGACCGCACGCCGGAGGAGCTGGGCGCGCTGCCGGAGATGGCCTACGTGTCGCAGGCGCAGGTGAATGCCTGGATGAACCAGAAGCGTAGTCGCGGGCTGGCGGACGAGAACCAGCGCATGACGCCGCCGCGGCGGGCGCGCTACCTCGAACTGCGGCGACAGATGCTCAAGACCTTGGCGGACGAAGGCGCACCGCTGCTGATGGGCACGGACTCGCCGCAGATGTTCAACGTGCCGGGCTTCGCGCTGCACCGCGAGCTGGAGGTGGCGCGCGCCTCTGGGCTCAGCACGTATCAGGTGTTGGAGAGCGGCACGCGGAACGTTGGGCGATATGTGCGCGAGGCGCTCAAGCAGGATGGCGCCTTCGGCACCGTGGCGGTTGGCCAAGCCGCTGATCTGGTGCTGCTGGATGCCGATCCGTTGTCCGACCTCGGCAATCTCACGAAGCGCTCGGGCGTGATGCTGCGCGGCCGCTGGGTGAGCGCGACGGAAATCAGCGCTGGTCTCGAGCGCATCCGGCAGCGTCACGCCGCAGGCCGCGGAGGGAACTAG
- a CDS encoding HD domain-containing protein, with protein MMEAVRFLTSFAQALATMALYREGHPARTRTIEAAYERLGLLLEGDPRPRFSFLGTDVIYGELALRELGDWDWGTRLANAGVQRLEFQRATTREEFEVFLDEVLARLTLQAIDSSTRSPERRSTIKFGAIGVKGSEEPVRVAMPLLAPESEKTLLYTLGEEAETVQWMHGEVQMTGDLPLVEAESVVRSLSLAMHGDRNIVMPLVQMKEFDQYTTTHSLNVSVLTMGLAEWMGMSPRDVRAFGVAGLLHDLGKVRIPKEVLTKPGKLTDEEWAVMRRHPVDGAKIIYESDRDLDLAAAVAYEHHIMVNGQGYPKRHFDRGVHAASKLVHVCDVYDALRTNRPYREAWDAERVLTHIEAGAGPDFDADAAAAFCAMMRQWERREAVLS; from the coding sequence ATGATGGAGGCCGTTCGCTTCCTGACCTCCTTTGCGCAAGCGCTCGCGACGATGGCCTTGTATCGCGAGGGGCATCCGGCGCGTACCCGCACCATCGAGGCGGCGTACGAACGGCTCGGGCTGCTGCTGGAGGGCGATCCGCGGCCCCGCTTCAGCTTCCTCGGTACGGATGTCATCTACGGAGAGCTGGCGCTGCGCGAGCTCGGCGACTGGGATTGGGGCACGCGCCTGGCCAACGCCGGCGTGCAGCGGCTGGAATTCCAGCGGGCGACGACGCGCGAGGAGTTTGAGGTGTTCCTGGACGAGGTGCTGGCCAGGCTGACGCTGCAGGCCATCGACAGCTCGACGCGGAGCCCCGAGCGGAGGTCGACCATCAAGTTCGGCGCCATCGGCGTCAAGGGCAGTGAGGAGCCCGTGCGCGTGGCGATGCCGCTCCTCGCACCGGAATCCGAGAAGACGTTGCTCTATACGCTCGGCGAGGAAGCCGAGACCGTCCAGTGGATGCACGGCGAGGTGCAGATGACGGGCGATCTGCCACTGGTCGAGGCGGAGAGCGTTGTGCGCTCGTTGTCCCTGGCGATGCACGGGGACCGCAACATCGTGATGCCGCTGGTGCAAATGAAGGAGTTTGACCAATACACCACAACGCACAGCCTCAACGTGAGCGTGCTCACGATGGGGCTGGCGGAGTGGATGGGAATGTCACCCCGTGACGTGCGCGCCTTCGGCGTGGCGGGACTCTTGCACGATCTCGGCAAGGTGCGCATTCCCAAGGAAGTCCTGACCAAGCCGGGCAAGCTGACGGATGAGGAATGGGCGGTGATGCGCCGGCACCCGGTGGACGGGGCCAAGATCATCTACGAGAGCGATCGCGACCTCGATTTGGCGGCCGCGGTCGCGTACGAACACCACATCATGGTCAACGGGCAGGGCTACCCTAAGCGACACTTCGACCGCGGCGTGCACGCGGCGAGCAAGCTTGTCCACGTCTGCGACGTGTACGATGCGTTGCGTACCAACCGCCCGTACCGCGAGGCCTGGGACGCGGAGCGGGTGCTCACGCACATCGAGGCTGGTGCGGGCCCGGATTTTGACGCGGACGCGGCGGCAGCCTTCTGCGCAATGATGCGCCAGTGGGAACGCCGCGAGGCGGTGCTCTCGTGA